One genomic segment of Chitinophaga parva includes these proteins:
- a CDS encoding endo-beta-N-acetylglucosaminidase H — protein sequence MKQTTRFALMAAACATLFYTACTKQDAPSNADQTSPRAVTAKSGPISVMYVEVNNNNLLNVGCYSLKKSGAPFFDYAIIFAANINYDATAHKAVLYNNPNVTKVLTNKATYIQPLQAKGIKVTLSILGNHQGAGIGNFTSRAAAADFAQQLADAVNTYGLDGIDFDDEYADYGNNGLPQPNDSSLILLLSELRSRLPGKTISIYNIGVAASYGSYGGHTIGEYANYAWNPYYGSYSVPATPGLTKAQKGPAAVDVTSTSSSTSTSFAQRTVSDGYGVMLFYNLTQTSIASYLQGTSKALYNDSVVAPAGCSQPWTSQ from the coding sequence ATGAAACAAACAACCCGCTTTGCGCTCATGGCTGCGGCCTGCGCAACCCTGTTCTACACAGCCTGTACAAAACAGGACGCTCCATCCAATGCTGACCAGACCTCACCCCGCGCCGTCACGGCCAAGTCCGGCCCCATCAGCGTAATGTACGTAGAGGTGAACAACAACAACCTGCTCAACGTGGGCTGCTATTCCCTGAAGAAAAGCGGCGCCCCGTTCTTCGACTACGCCATCATCTTTGCTGCAAACATCAACTACGACGCCACTGCACACAAAGCGGTGCTGTACAACAATCCCAATGTGACAAAGGTGCTCACCAACAAGGCCACTTACATCCAGCCCCTGCAGGCCAAGGGCATTAAAGTAACCTTGTCTATCCTGGGCAATCACCAGGGCGCCGGCATTGGCAATTTTACAAGCAGGGCCGCCGCGGCTGATTTTGCGCAGCAACTGGCCGATGCTGTAAACACGTACGGCCTGGATGGCATTGACTTCGATGATGAATATGCAGACTATGGCAACAACGGCCTGCCCCAGCCAAACGACAGCTCCCTGATCCTACTGCTCAGTGAGCTGCGTTCCCGCCTGCCTGGCAAGACCATTTCTATTTACAACATTGGTGTAGCCGCCAGTTATGGCAGCTACGGCGGGCACACCATCGGGGAATATGCCAACTATGCGTGGAACCCGTATTACGGCAGCTACTCCGTGCCGGCCACGCCGGGCCTCACCAAAGCCCAGAAGGGTCCGGCCGCTGTGGATGTAACTTCCACCAGCAGCAGCACATCCACTTCCTTTGCCCAGCGCACCGTGAGCGATGGTTATGGGGTGATGTTGTTTTATAACCTTACGCAAACGAGCATTGCCAGTTATTTGCAAGGCACGTCGAAAGCACTGTATAACGATAGCGTAGTGGCACCGGCCGGTTGCTCACAACCCTGGACCAGCCAGTAA
- a CDS encoding Gfo/Idh/MocA family protein, with translation MENSRREFLKTSTLAAAGAYLGAIGFSAKSYGRILGANDRVRMGVVGFSDRFRNSHFPSFVQHYKELNFDIVAVSDLWKLRREEGQDFLKSKLGNDITACRNNDELYALKDIDGVFLSTADFQHALLCAEAVKAGCDVYCEKPFAETMDDAIYALKTVKASDRIVQIGSQRRSGANYKAAEQFIKSGQFGPITMVELTWNVNQPGRWRRPDLVAKCKEEDLDWKRFLLNRPYEHFDPRKYLEYRLFWPYSSGQPGQWMSHQIDTVHWFTDLKHPRSVVANGGIYTWKDGRRNWDTTTAVFDYGPSDDPATGFQVVFMSRMNNGDENPKEIYYSNGGTLNLNTNKITPEGGLREREAKQMGLHANLLPVKDLSEMAIKVEAGANTGGDQLTSAHVRNFMECMRSRKQPNAPVEAGYYHSIANIMTNAAVHTGGKATFDEKTQQVMVNGKVFKY, from the coding sequence ATGGAAAACTCAAGACGTGAATTTTTAAAGACATCCACCCTGGCGGCAGCCGGTGCTTACCTGGGCGCCATTGGCTTCTCCGCCAAAAGTTATGGCCGCATCCTGGGGGCCAATGACCGCGTGAGAATGGGCGTAGTAGGCTTCTCAGACCGCTTCCGCAACTCCCACTTCCCCAGCTTTGTACAGCATTATAAAGAACTGAACTTCGATATCGTAGCCGTATCCGACCTGTGGAAACTGCGCCGCGAAGAAGGCCAGGATTTCCTGAAATCCAAACTGGGCAATGATATTACCGCCTGCCGCAACAATGACGAACTGTATGCGCTCAAAGATATTGACGGCGTGTTCCTCAGCACTGCCGATTTCCAGCACGCACTGCTCTGCGCAGAAGCTGTAAAGGCAGGTTGCGACGTGTATTGTGAAAAGCCCTTCGCAGAAACGATGGACGATGCTATCTATGCACTGAAGACGGTGAAGGCATCAGACCGCATTGTGCAGATAGGCTCCCAGCGCCGCTCCGGGGCTAACTATAAAGCCGCGGAACAATTCATCAAATCCGGCCAGTTTGGCCCCATCACCATGGTGGAACTGACCTGGAATGTGAACCAGCCCGGCCGCTGGCGCCGCCCCGACCTGGTGGCCAAGTGCAAGGAAGAAGACCTGGACTGGAAACGCTTCCTGCTCAACCGGCCTTACGAACACTTTGATCCCCGTAAATATCTGGAGTACCGCCTGTTCTGGCCCTACTCTTCCGGCCAGCCCGGCCAGTGGATGTCTCACCAGATAGACACCGTGCACTGGTTCACCGACCTGAAACACCCCCGCAGTGTGGTAGCCAATGGCGGCATCTACACCTGGAAAGACGGGCGCCGTAACTGGGATACCACAACCGCTGTATTTGATTACGGCCCCAGCGATGATCCTGCGACCGGCTTCCAGGTAGTGTTCATGTCGCGCATGAACAATGGGGATGAAAATCCCAAGGAGATCTATTACAGCAACGGTGGCACGCTCAATCTCAATACCAACAAGATCACGCCCGAAGGTGGCCTCCGCGAAAGGGAAGCAAAGCAAATGGGCCTGCACGCCAACTTGCTACCGGTAAAAGATCTCAGCGAAATGGCCATCAAAGTGGAAGCAGGCGCCAACACCGGCGGAGACCAGCTCACATCCGCGCACGTGCGCAATTTCATGGAGTGCATGCGCAGCCGCAAGCAGCCAAACGCACCCGTGGAAGCCGGCTACTACCACTCCATTGCCAACATCATGACCAATGCAGCCGTGCACACCGGCGGCAAGGCCACCTTTGATGAAAAAACACAACAGGTAATGGTGAACGGGAAGGTGTTTAAATATTAA
- a CDS encoding DUF6807 domain-containing protein — protein sequence MKHCYALLPLLLLPYLLHAQHSHVTFNPAKTQAAIEVRLDGKYFCNFIYPENLEKPTLWPIFSPGGHMITRGWPPKAGERTDHPHHVGLWFNYESVNGLDFWNNSSAIPTDKKMHYGWIRHVVPTTHDSTLSYTANWENQAGHVLLKEATSLTFSGNKTMRIIDRTTTLTAQGDTVHFPDTKDGLLGLRVVRSLELPDSAKTFTDVHGNVTTTAATGADATGNYLTSMGKTGNDAWGTRGEWCMLYGKVQGENVAIVIIDQKDNPGFPTYWHARNYGLFAANPLGQKVFSNGARSLNFSLAPGASATFRYRVIIFSGPVPTAEAINAQAARFNTPYKP from the coding sequence ATGAAGCATTGCTATGCCCTGTTGCCACTGCTTTTGCTGCCATACCTGCTGCATGCACAGCACAGTCATGTAACCTTTAACCCGGCTAAAACACAGGCTGCTATTGAAGTGCGCCTGGACGGCAAATATTTCTGCAATTTCATTTACCCGGAAAACCTGGAGAAACCTACCCTGTGGCCTATCTTCTCACCGGGTGGACATATGATCACGCGGGGCTGGCCTCCAAAGGCCGGCGAGCGCACGGACCATCCCCACCATGTAGGCCTGTGGTTCAATTATGAAAGTGTGAACGGCCTGGATTTCTGGAACAACTCATCCGCCATTCCCACAGATAAAAAGATGCATTATGGATGGATACGTCATGTGGTGCCCACTACGCACGACAGCACCTTGTCTTATACTGCCAACTGGGAGAACCAGGCCGGCCACGTACTGCTGAAAGAGGCTACCAGTCTCACTTTCAGCGGTAATAAAACGATGCGCATCATTGACCGCACTACCACCCTCACCGCGCAGGGCGACACTGTGCACTTCCCCGATACCAAAGATGGCCTGCTGGGCCTGCGCGTAGTAAGATCACTGGAGCTGCCGGATAGTGCCAAAACATTTACCGACGTACATGGCAATGTGACCACCACCGCCGCTACAGGAGCAGACGCTACCGGCAACTACCTGACCAGCATGGGCAAAACCGGCAATGATGCCTGGGGCACACGTGGTGAATGGTGCATGCTTTATGGCAAAGTGCAGGGAGAAAATGTGGCCATTGTGATCATTGACCAGAAAGACAATCCCGGGTTCCCCACCTACTGGCATGCGCGCAACTACGGCCTGTTTGCCGCCAATCCATTGGGACAGAAGGTATTCAGCAACGGGGCCCGCTCCCTTAATTTCAGCCTGGCACCCGGCGCCTCCGCCACCTTCCGCTACCGGGTAATCATTTTCAGCGGACCGGTACCTACAGCGGAAGCCATCAATGCACAGGCAGCACGTTTCAACACGCCGTACAAACCTTAA
- a CDS encoding aldo/keto reductase, whose translation MKYNLLGNTGLKVSELCLGTMTFGGNKGIWAAIGNLDQPPVDALIKRAVDAGINFIDTANVYSEGLSEEMTGKAIRNLGLHRDDLVLATKVRGKMGEGPNDSGLTRKHILRQVEDSLRRLQTDYIDLYQIHGYDPLTPLGETLEALDTLVRSGKVRYIGASNLAAWHLMKALDYSHYNRVARFESLQAYYTVAGRDLERELVPLLKDQQVGLMVWSPLAGGLLSGKFTRNNQQAEGARRTNFDFPPVNKERAFDIVELLAAMAPAKGASVAQLALAWLLHQPVVSTVIIGAKRTEQLEDNLKSVDVTFTPEELERINAISQLPGEYPGWMVERQGADRKAE comes from the coding sequence ATGAAATACAACCTGCTTGGCAATACCGGCCTGAAAGTATCTGAGCTTTGCCTGGGCACCATGACCTTTGGGGGCAACAAAGGCATCTGGGCGGCCATTGGTAACCTGGACCAGCCACCGGTAGATGCATTGATAAAACGTGCCGTAGACGCCGGCATCAATTTTATAGACACCGCCAATGTGTACTCAGAAGGCCTCTCCGAAGAAATGACCGGCAAGGCTATCCGCAACCTGGGCCTGCACCGCGATGACCTGGTACTGGCCACCAAAGTGCGTGGCAAAATGGGCGAAGGCCCTAATGACAGCGGCCTTACCCGTAAACACATCCTCCGCCAGGTGGAAGACAGCCTGCGCCGCCTGCAAACAGACTATATAGACCTCTACCAGATCCACGGCTACGATCCGCTGACGCCCCTGGGTGAAACCCTGGAAGCCCTGGATACCCTGGTGCGCAGTGGCAAGGTGCGCTACATTGGCGCCAGCAATCTGGCCGCGTGGCACCTCATGAAGGCCCTGGACTATTCCCACTACAACCGGGTGGCCCGCTTTGAATCATTGCAAGCCTACTACACCGTAGCCGGGCGCGACCTGGAGCGGGAACTGGTGCCTTTGCTCAAAGACCAGCAGGTAGGCCTCATGGTTTGGAGCCCGCTGGCAGGCGGCCTTCTTTCCGGTAAGTTCACCCGCAACAACCAGCAGGCGGAAGGCGCCCGCCGCACCAACTTTGATTTTCCGCCGGTGAATAAAGAACGCGCATTCGATATCGTGGAACTGCTGGCAGCAATGGCGCCTGCAAAAGGCGCATCGGTAGCCCAGCTGGCCCTGGCCTGGCTGCTGCACCAACCGGTGGTGAGCACCGTGATCATTGGCGCCAAGCGCACGGAACAACTGGAAGACAATCTTAAATCCGTAGATGTGACCTTCACCCCGGAAGAGCTGGAACGCATTAACGCCATCAGCCAGTTGCCCGGCGAATATCCCGGCTGGATGGTGGAACGCCAGGGAGCAGACCGCAAAGCGGAATAA
- a CDS encoding DUF4349 domain-containing protein — translation MTQASFKLRFWRLFRWLLYLFLLLFLLRLVYGYLSPGNIPDDFTQQDFFSGIGDLRSNYASEKVKQVTMNAPPPSMQQDQKYEKTATISSSTASFDKDEQDVRKKTVQFNAVIQYERSMGNKGNRQLHLLIGVVPEKFDSFYVAMQQYGHVQQISVVKVDKTNEYRQLNAKKISLEKTLASLNELKSNGSRNLSDLITLHDKILDIESQLQDLGVSLGNFNSENEFCTIRLSLYEGARKITGITFPQRLKVALQWTIRYYALLMTGLAAASILVFFMLLILDKLHVIQNTLKKIGE, via the coding sequence ATGACCCAAGCCTCCTTTAAACTCCGCTTCTGGCGCCTGTTTCGCTGGTTACTGTACCTCTTCCTCCTGCTGTTTCTGCTCCGCCTGGTTTACGGCTATCTCTCGCCAGGCAATATCCCGGACGACTTCACCCAACAGGATTTTTTCAGCGGTATAGGCGACTTGCGCAGCAACTATGCTTCTGAAAAAGTAAAACAGGTGACGATGAATGCGCCGCCACCGTCCATGCAGCAGGACCAGAAGTATGAAAAAACAGCCACCATCAGTTCTTCCACCGCCAGCTTTGATAAAGATGAGCAGGATGTCCGTAAAAAAACAGTGCAGTTCAATGCCGTGATCCAGTACGAGCGCAGCATGGGCAACAAGGGCAACCGCCAGTTGCACCTGCTCATTGGCGTGGTGCCGGAAAAGTTCGACAGCTTTTACGTGGCCATGCAGCAGTACGGGCATGTGCAACAGATTTCCGTGGTAAAAGTGGACAAGACCAATGAATACCGCCAGCTCAATGCCAAAAAGATATCACTGGAAAAAACGCTGGCCTCCCTCAATGAGCTGAAATCCAATGGCAGCCGCAATCTCAGTGATCTCATTACCCTGCATGACAAGATCCTGGATATTGAATCACAACTGCAGGACCTGGGTGTATCCCTGGGTAATTTCAATTCGGAAAATGAATTTTGCACCATCCGCCTGTCCCTGTACGAAGGCGCCCGCAAGATCACGGGCATTACCTTCCCACAGCGCCTGAAAGTGGCCCTGCAATGGACTATCCGCTACTATGCCCTGCTGATGACAGGCCTGGCTGCTGCCAGCATACTGGTCTTCTTTATGCTGCTCATCCTGGACAAGCTGCACGTGATCCAAAACACTTTAAAGAAAATCGGGGAATAA
- a CDS encoding response regulator transcription factor: MSQHGETSPFLGVKGYVLKDIKKQELEQALTSLVQKGYYYTEMVTGKLIHAINNLDELQPATSIRAMPGLNPRELEFLKLVCSELTYKDIAARMNVSVHTVDGYRDALFEKLQVKSRVGLVLYAIRNKIFLVE, from the coding sequence ATGTCTCAACATGGTGAAACATCCCCTTTTCTGGGCGTAAAGGGCTATGTGCTCAAAGACATTAAAAAACAGGAGCTGGAACAGGCGCTTACTTCCCTGGTGCAGAAGGGTTACTATTACACCGAAATGGTGACCGGTAAACTCATTCACGCCATCAATAACCTGGATGAACTACAACCCGCCACTTCCATCCGCGCTATGCCAGGGCTGAACCCGCGGGAGCTGGAATTCCTCAAGCTCGTGTGTTCTGAGCTGACATACAAAGACATTGCAGCGCGCATGAATGTAAGCGTACATACCGTAGATGGCTACCGGGATGCCCTGTTTGAGAAGCTGCAGGTGAAAAGCCGTGTGGGGCTTGTATTGTACGCCATCCGCAATAAGATCTTCCTGGTGGAATAA
- a CDS encoding sensor histidine kinase, whose product MEPTSFITNEGKNKPASALLADQDLQRLALADEPYFRQILTILPVAIYTVDASGLITFYNEKAIALWGRRPQPGEHWCGAAGLLRADTGLPYPEDALPLKRVLHTGEPLVNEECVVIRPDGSRRRIIPHMVPLVHPDGSVQGAINMMMDVTAQRSSEAALAEKEALLQHATEAGHLRQAIDAAEMGTWVLDLQTSRLHPSERYRDILGTDVSSGWHLDDLLALIHVNDRQVVYQATQTAVQEGRLDFEVRLIRPDGHLRWIKVNGVTTYNEQHEAVRIIGTVMNVTEQRRARRELESLVQARTKALQESNELLEKSNSALAQFAYIASHDLQEPLRKIQTFADLLGRNLRDGEAAGKYLEKICSSAARMSNLIQDVLNYSRLAKSADAMEAVDLSHTLEAVLSDFELLIAQKHALIKTVKLPVVRGFAPQLHQLFANLVGNALKFSTQEPLLEISCRQVEGDALPITPALPARTYYELSFTDNGIGFDPAYAEQIFVIFQRLNSRDTFGGTGIGLALCRKIVENHGGHIAATGQEGVGATFTVLLPA is encoded by the coding sequence ATGGAGCCAACGTCATTTATAACAAACGAAGGGAAGAACAAGCCGGCCAGCGCCCTGCTGGCGGACCAGGACCTTCAACGCCTTGCCCTCGCGGATGAACCTTACTTCCGGCAAATACTCACCATCCTGCCCGTAGCCATTTACACCGTAGATGCGTCTGGGTTAATTACCTTTTACAACGAAAAAGCCATAGCCCTGTGGGGCCGCCGCCCCCAGCCAGGCGAGCACTGGTGCGGGGCCGCGGGTTTGCTGCGTGCAGACACCGGCCTGCCTTACCCGGAAGATGCGCTGCCCCTTAAGCGTGTACTGCACACCGGTGAGCCACTGGTCAACGAGGAATGCGTGGTCATCCGCCCTGATGGCAGCCGCCGCCGGATCATACCGCATATGGTGCCCCTGGTACACCCGGATGGCAGCGTGCAGGGAGCCATCAACATGATGATGGATGTAACGGCCCAGCGCAGTTCTGAAGCGGCCCTGGCGGAAAAGGAAGCGCTGCTGCAACACGCCACGGAAGCAGGCCACCTGCGCCAGGCCATAGACGCCGCGGAAATGGGTACCTGGGTGCTGGACCTGCAAACCAGCCGCCTGCACCCATCCGAACGTTACCGCGATATCCTGGGCACCGATGTGAGCAGCGGCTGGCACCTGGACGACCTGCTGGCCCTCATTCATGTAAACGACCGCCAGGTAGTATACCAGGCCACACAAACTGCGGTGCAGGAAGGCCGCCTGGATTTTGAGGTGCGCCTCATCCGCCCGGACGGGCACCTGCGCTGGATCAAGGTGAATGGTGTTACTACTTATAATGAGCAGCATGAAGCCGTACGCATTATTGGTACAGTGATGAATGTAACGGAGCAGCGCAGGGCCAGGCGGGAACTGGAATCGCTGGTGCAGGCACGTACCAAGGCATTGCAGGAATCCAATGAACTGCTGGAAAAATCCAACAGTGCGCTGGCACAGTTTGCCTACATTGCCAGCCATGACCTGCAGGAGCCCCTGCGCAAGATCCAGACCTTTGCAGACCTGCTGGGCCGCAACCTCCGCGATGGGGAAGCAGCGGGTAAATACCTGGAGAAGATATGCTCCAGCGCCGCCCGCATGTCTAACCTGATCCAGGATGTGCTGAATTACTCCCGCCTGGCAAAGTCCGCCGATGCAATGGAAGCCGTGGATCTCTCCCACACGCTGGAGGCGGTGCTATCGGACTTTGAATTGCTCATTGCACAGAAGCATGCGTTGATAAAAACCGTGAAACTGCCCGTGGTACGCGGTTTTGCGCCACAGCTGCATCAACTGTTTGCCAACCTGGTAGGCAATGCGCTGAAGTTCTCTACCCAGGAGCCCTTGCTGGAGATCAGCTGCCGCCAGGTGGAAGGTGATGCACTCCCCATCACGCCCGCACTGCCGGCCCGCACCTATTATGAACTTTCTTTTACAGACAACGGCATTGGCTTTGACCCGGCTTATGCAGAGCAGATCTTCGTGATCTTCCAGCGCCTGAACAGCCGCGATACGTTTGGCGGCACAGGCATTGGCCTGGCGCTTTGCCGTAAGATCGTGGAGAACCACGGCGGGCATATTGCCGCCACGGGGCAGGAGGGCGTCGGGGCCACCTTTACAGTGCTGCTGCCGGCATAA
- a CDS encoding APC family permease, giving the protein MKHSKRKMLRPAQLAAVIFLTVSGGPYGLEPLLFYGGNNAILLLLAVPILWDIPTIFTVMELNSMMPLNGGYYQWVKQGLGLRWAFYEGWWTWLYTFVDLAIYPVLFVEYAAFFFPAIAHYKLPICWAIIWGCAYLNYRGIVPVGKTALALGGLVVLPFLVMAGMALWHVPVGHVWELPHPTRHMTLPALGMGLYTVMWNFLGWDNATTYAEEVDHPVRSYLWSLGVAFLLIFVLYFATVLVALHSGIDVAALQDQGFPVLGQVIGGRWLGTLLSVGGMASAVGLFSAVMLSVSRMPKVMADDRLLPAVLSKEHPRFETPWVSILCCAVTVSLLVIWTFEDLLIIDITLYGTALFLEFIALILLRKKAPDLERPFRIPLGIPGLCLMTLLPLAVFVVALVGALQEGGNNRPLLFAGLSLVSAEAMWQLVRVWRRTK; this is encoded by the coding sequence TTGAAACACAGCAAACGCAAAATGCTGCGCCCCGCGCAGCTGGCGGCCGTTATATTCCTTACCGTTTCCGGCGGGCCCTATGGCCTGGAGCCACTGCTTTTCTACGGGGGCAATAATGCCATCCTGTTACTGCTGGCGGTGCCCATTCTCTGGGACATCCCTACCATTTTCACCGTGATGGAGCTCAATAGCATGATGCCCCTCAACGGGGGCTATTACCAATGGGTGAAGCAGGGCCTGGGCCTGCGCTGGGCCTTTTATGAAGGCTGGTGGACCTGGCTGTACACCTTTGTAGACCTGGCCATTTACCCGGTGTTGTTTGTGGAATATGCCGCTTTCTTTTTCCCGGCAATAGCACATTACAAGCTGCCCATCTGCTGGGCTATTATCTGGGGATGTGCCTACCTGAACTACCGCGGCATTGTACCGGTGGGCAAGACGGCCCTGGCCCTGGGAGGCCTGGTGGTGCTGCCTTTCCTGGTAATGGCCGGCATGGCGCTGTGGCATGTGCCCGTGGGGCATGTATGGGAACTGCCCCATCCCACGCGGCATATGACCCTGCCCGCACTGGGCATGGGCCTGTACACGGTGATGTGGAACTTCCTTGGGTGGGACAATGCCACCACCTACGCGGAAGAAGTAGACCACCCGGTGCGGAGTTATCTCTGGTCGCTGGGCGTGGCCTTCCTGCTCATTTTTGTGCTGTACTTTGCCACTGTGCTGGTAGCCCTGCACAGCGGCATTGATGTGGCAGCACTGCAGGACCAGGGCTTCCCCGTGCTGGGCCAGGTGATAGGCGGGCGCTGGCTGGGGACATTGCTTTCCGTAGGCGGCATGGCCAGTGCGGTGGGGCTTTTCTCTGCCGTGATGTTATCCGTATCGCGCATGCCCAAAGTAATGGCAGACGACCGGTTGCTGCCGGCGGTGCTGAGCAAGGAGCACCCGCGTTTTGAAACACCCTGGGTGTCTATCCTTTGCTGCGCGGTGACTGTAAGCCTGCTGGTGATCTGGACCTTTGAAGACCTGCTTATTATTGATATTACGTTGTATGGCACCGCCTTGTTCCTGGAGTTTATAGCGCTCATCCTCCTGCGTAAAAAAGCGCCGGACCTGGAGCGCCCGTTCCGCATCCCGCTGGGCATCCCGGGCCTTTGCCTGATGACGCTGCTGCCCCTGGCCGTGTTTGTAGTAGCGCTGGTGGGCGCGCTGCAGGAGGGAGGCAATAACAGGCCTTTGCTTTTTGCCGGCTTGTCATTGGTAAGCGCGGAGGCCATGTGGCAGCTGGTGCGGGTGTGGCGGCGCACAAAATGA
- a CDS encoding alpha-L-fucosidase — protein MMKTSHRFLPVLLLLALLQTGSLRAQQAAVPQARLTARDNFSDMRFGLFIHWGVYSLLGDGEWVMHNKRIPYTDYSRLPDAFYPHNFDAKTWVKMAKDAGMKYITITSRHHDGFSMFNTKASEYNIMNTPYKKDPLAELAKECKAQGIKLFFYYSLLDWGRADYGYGSPIVNGKPTKGDWDHYIAFMKAQLTELLTNYPDIAGIWFDGEWEREDVDWRFNEIYALIHKLKPDALIGNNHHHAARDGEDFQMFERDLPGENKAGFSGGATISQALPLETCETMNGSWGFTITDHHYKTVRQVIQLLVSAAGRNANLLLNVGPMADGVIQPEFADTLRAAGKWMKQYGGAIYGTRAGFLAPQSWGVTTQRAGHQYVHILQTPGTNPLFLPNIPGHLRKATIYGSEVTVKYTLVDKGVLLYLDGLGDVAYDNIIDLSFE, from the coding sequence ATGATGAAAACTTCCCACCGTTTTTTGCCAGTGCTGCTCTTGCTGGCTCTACTGCAAACCGGCTCCCTGCGCGCGCAGCAGGCCGCTGTGCCCCAGGCCCGCCTTACGGCCCGCGACAATTTCAGTGACATGCGTTTTGGCCTCTTCATTCACTGGGGTGTGTACAGCCTCCTGGGCGATGGAGAATGGGTGATGCACAACAAGCGGATCCCGTACACGGATTACAGTCGCCTGCCGGATGCCTTTTACCCCCACAACTTTGATGCAAAGACCTGGGTAAAAATGGCCAAGGACGCAGGTATGAAATATATCACCATCACCTCCCGACACCATGACGGTTTCAGCATGTTCAATACCAAGGCATCTGAATACAACATCATGAACACCCCTTACAAAAAGGATCCGCTGGCAGAACTGGCGAAGGAATGTAAGGCCCAGGGCATTAAACTGTTCTTCTACTATTCCCTGCTGGACTGGGGCCGCGCTGATTACGGGTATGGCTCGCCCATCGTGAACGGCAAGCCCACAAAAGGCGACTGGGATCACTACATAGCGTTCATGAAAGCCCAGCTTACAGAGCTGCTCACCAACTACCCGGATATTGCCGGTATCTGGTTTGACGGGGAATGGGAGCGCGAGGACGTGGACTGGCGTTTTAACGAGATCTATGCCCTCATCCATAAACTGAAACCAGATGCATTGATCGGCAATAACCACCACCATGCCGCCCGCGACGGGGAAGATTTCCAGATGTTTGAGCGCGACCTGCCGGGTGAAAACAAAGCAGGCTTCAGCGGTGGCGCCACCATTTCACAGGCGCTGCCCCTGGAAACGTGTGAGACCATGAACGGCAGCTGGGGCTTCACCATCACAGATCATCATTACAAAACGGTACGCCAGGTCATACAACTGCTGGTAAGCGCTGCCGGCCGCAATGCCAACCTGCTGCTCAATGTAGGGCCGATGGCCGATGGCGTGATCCAGCCCGAATTTGCAGATACCCTGCGCGCCGCAGGTAAATGGATGAAACAATACGGTGGCGCTATTTACGGTACCCGCGCCGGCTTCCTGGCACCGCAGTCCTGGGGCGTTACCACCCAGCGTGCCGGGCACCAGTACGTGCATATTTTACAAACCCCCGGTACTAACCCGCTCTTCCTGCCCAACATCCCCGGCCACCTGAGAAAGGCCACCATCTATGGCAGCGAAGTAACGGTGAAGTACACCCTGGTAGATAAAGGCGTGCTCCTTTACCTGGATGGCCTGGGCGATGTAGCGTATGATAATATTATTGATCTTTCTTTTGAGTGA
- a CDS encoding VOC family protein produces the protein MRNLFFTGLLTIAGLTGQTMTAAAQQHSTPQLNHVAVYVYNLAKSTDFYTRIVGLDTIPEPFHDGRHTWLRIGAHSQLHLIKGAASITEHDKNSHLCFSVADINAFMKRLDENHIEYGNWAQNAHAPTVRPDGVKQIYFKDPDGYWLEVNDDRF, from the coding sequence ATGAGAAACTTATTCTTCACCGGCCTGCTCACCATTGCAGGCCTCACCGGACAAACCATGACGGCCGCTGCACAGCAACATTCCACGCCACAGCTCAATCATGTAGCTGTTTATGTGTACAACCTGGCAAAGAGCACAGATTTCTACACCCGCATCGTGGGCCTGGATACCATTCCGGAGCCCTTCCACGATGGGCGCCACACCTGGTTGCGCATTGGCGCCCACAGCCAGTTACACCTCATCAAGGGCGCCGCGTCCATCACGGAGCACGACAAGAACAGCCACCTCTGTTTTTCTGTAGCGGACATCAATGCCTTCATGAAGCGCCTTGATGAAAACCACATTGAGTATGGCAACTGGGCCCAGAACGCCCACGCCCCTACCGTGCGCCCCGATGGTGTAAAGCAGATCTACTTCAAAGACCCGGATGGATACTGGTTGGAGGTGAATGATGACAGGTTTTAA